The following coding sequences are from one Leptolyngbya sp. NIES-3755 window:
- a CDS encoding thiamine-phosphate pyrophosphorylase (similar to AA sequence:cyanobase_aa:LBDG_42840), which yields MGNFQSSMQPALYRILDANLDRAREGLRVIEEWCRFGLEDVAFTEQCKHWRQELAQWHRAELRSARNTPDDPGTELTHPQEAVRSSIEQVLQANFARVEEALRVLEEYGKVYRSEMASAVKQMRYEVYTLESRLLSIQRRQLLESARLYLVTSPSENLFTTVESALQGGLTLVQYRDKESDDLIRLRNAEKLRRLCHEYDALFIVNDRVDLALAVDADGVHLGQDDLPLEWARRMLGEHKIIGRSTHSAEQLESAIAEGADYVGVGPVYETPTKAGRPAAGLDYVRHAAANCSIPWYAIGGIDTQNIHEVLDAGAERVSVVRAIMQSDQPTYATQFFVAQLNQKRRFQTNSVADPWEG from the coding sequence ATGGGCAATTTCCAATCCTCTATGCAGCCAGCACTGTACCGGATTTTAGATGCCAACCTCGATCGTGCTCGTGAAGGCTTACGAGTAATTGAGGAGTGGTGTCGGTTCGGCTTAGAAGATGTTGCGTTCACCGAACAGTGCAAACACTGGCGACAAGAACTCGCTCAGTGGCATCGCGCAGAACTGCGATCGGCTCGGAATACGCCTGATGATCCAGGTACAGAACTCACTCACCCTCAAGAAGCCGTCCGTAGCAGCATCGAACAAGTTTTACAGGCGAATTTTGCCCGTGTGGAGGAAGCGCTGCGGGTCTTGGAAGAGTACGGAAAAGTTTACCGATCGGAGATGGCAAGCGCAGTCAAACAAATGCGCTACGAGGTGTATACGTTAGAAAGTCGATTGCTCTCGATTCAGCGTCGTCAGTTACTCGAATCGGCAAGACTTTATTTAGTCACTTCACCCTCCGAGAATTTATTTACGACGGTTGAATCTGCCCTTCAAGGTGGATTAACGCTTGTTCAATACCGCGATAAGGAGTCTGATGATTTAATTCGATTGCGGAATGCAGAGAAATTGCGCCGATTGTGTCACGAATACGATGCGCTGTTTATCGTGAACGATCGAGTCGATTTAGCCTTAGCGGTCGATGCGGATGGAGTGCATCTTGGACAGGATGATTTGCCGTTAGAGTGGGCGCGTCGAATGCTCGGTGAGCATAAGATCATTGGTCGATCGACGCATAGTGCAGAACAATTGGAAAGTGCGATCGCAGAAGGAGCCGATTATGTGGGAGTCGGTCCGGTTTACGAAACGCCAACCAAAGCGGGTAGACCTGCGGCAGGATTAGATTACGTCCGACATGCCGCTGCCAATTGCTCGATTCCCTGGTATGCGATCGGGGGAATTGACACACAAAATATTCATGAAGTCCTAGATGCAGGTGCAGAACGGGTTTCGGTTGTACGAGCGATTATGCAATCCGATCAGCCGACTTATGCAACTCAGTTTTTTGTTGCTCAGTTGAATCAGAAACGACGATTTCAAACGAATTCTGTAGCTGATCCGTGGGAGGGGTGA
- a CDS encoding hypothetical protein (hypothetical protein FJSC11DRAFT_0748;~similar to AA sequence:cyanobase_aa:LBDG_42630), with translation MKISKLFKTLIRPVIAIALVLTLAFSHADGALAASGGRIGGGSFRAPARSYSPPSRTYAPPGGGYYPGGGGGFFPFVYFPFFGVGGGFGGLFSLLILISIASFLVNSFRRSNNDGDELGYSTPTVSVAKVQVGLLAQARELKDDLDRIGQRANTETSEGLAQVLQEVSLALLRNPQYWVYGNAESHQARLEAAGAEFNRLALTERSKFNAETFSNVNNQLKQASSSALTVAEKGGALAESQGEYIVVTVLIGTQGKLQLPAINSTEDLRRSLSQLGSVSSDQLLALEVLWTPQAEGDVLTRDDMVAEYPNLKMV, from the coding sequence ATGAAGATTTCAAAACTATTTAAAACTCTGATCCGTCCGGTCATCGCGATCGCTCTCGTCTTGACGCTGGCATTTAGTCATGCGGATGGCGCTCTGGCTGCAAGCGGTGGACGGATTGGCGGCGGATCATTCCGAGCACCTGCTCGATCGTATTCCCCTCCTAGCCGCACATACGCACCCCCTGGAGGCGGTTACTATCCCGGTGGCGGTGGCGGATTTTTCCCCTTCGTCTACTTCCCGTTCTTTGGAGTGGGTGGCGGATTTGGTGGGCTGTTCTCGCTGCTGATTTTGATCTCGATCGCGAGTTTCTTAGTCAACAGCTTCCGACGCTCCAATAATGATGGCGACGAACTCGGTTACAGTACTCCGACTGTTTCGGTGGCGAAAGTGCAAGTTGGACTACTCGCGCAAGCACGGGAACTAAAAGACGACCTCGATCGAATTGGTCAACGGGCGAATACTGAGACCTCTGAAGGTCTGGCTCAAGTGCTGCAAGAAGTGTCGCTGGCGCTCTTACGCAATCCGCAGTACTGGGTTTACGGAAATGCAGAATCGCATCAGGCTCGATTGGAAGCCGCAGGTGCAGAATTCAATCGATTGGCATTGACTGAGCGTAGTAAGTTCAATGCAGAAACTTTCTCGAATGTGAACAACCAATTGAAGCAAGCATCGTCGAGTGCGTTGACGGTGGCAGAGAAAGGGGGCGCATTGGCAGAAAGTCAGGGTGAATATATTGTCGTCACCGTTCTGATTGGAACCCAGGGCAAATTGCAGCTTCCGGCGATTAATAGCACTGAAGATCTGCGTCGATCGCTGAGTCAGTTGGGTAGCGTTTCGAGTGATCAGCTTTTGGCACTTGAAGTGTTGTGGACACCACAGGCAGAAGGCGATGTTCTGACTCGCGATGATATGGTCGCTGAATATCCAAATCTAAAGATGGTTTAG
- a CDS encoding sulfur carrier protein ThiS (similar to AA sequence:cyanobase_aa:LBDG_42850), producing the protein MITLEVNGETRTCELTLTLPKFLESLGMNPRLVAVEYNGEILHRQFWDETEVKNGDRLEIVTIVGGG; encoded by the coding sequence ATGATCACATTAGAAGTGAATGGCGAAACTCGAACTTGTGAATTGACGTTAACGCTGCCAAAATTTCTCGAATCCTTGGGTATGAATCCACGATTAGTCGCAGTCGAATACAACGGCGAGATCTTACATCGGCAATTTTGGGACGAAACCGAAGTTAAAAATGGCGATCGATTAGAAATCGTGACGATCGTAGGCGGAGGCTAA
- a CDS encoding ATPase, histidine kinase-, DNA gyrase B-, and HSP90-like domain protein (similar to AA sequence:cyanobase_aa:LBDG_01530) — MSSFQNLRQTSSWAVFNQVGSLLRHLVSPSAIVYTEAEFPQISGRFVLVASPEFNALLLGTLIDPEQCNLEIIFAPDAIADFLQTLNTTIPFTLQENKSDRQSEFTLRLIEVLSQSPVESAHQIEQERLLIQVTTLIRHSLNLPVILETAVHQVREFLNADRLIIYQFNFPAPSCAIDSEMPPMTEATHHLDGITYESRSSDRIPSILNVISEYSAVSLKRLQKKPHESSTWGSNGKNASEPSTVAALLTHSPNDIQAELVTPIVVQDELWGLLIVHQCEFPRQWHDREKVLLQRIAEHLAIAIYQAKLYSELQQQKNTLEQRIIDRTQELRDTLIAAQSANRTKSEFLATMSHELRSPLTTIIGMASTLLRSLDVNYKIAPQKQQEYLQTIQERGEHLLSLINDILDLSEVEAGRMVLQVQRFSLSELAEQTLQMLQEEADRKQVNLILELLPDRTQSFTFQADPQRIQQICLNLLSNAIKFTPARGRVTLRVRVSGDTAILQVEDTGIGIPKHQRSFLFQMFRQLDASYDRKYEGTGLGLALTKQLVELHGGSIEVDSTVGVGSKFTVFLPMQTISAIEHARQE, encoded by the coding sequence ATGTCTAGCTTCCAGAACCTGCGTCAAACTTCTTCATGGGCTGTATTTAACCAAGTTGGAAGCTTGCTTCGTCACCTGGTTAGCCCATCTGCGATCGTTTACACAGAAGCCGAATTCCCGCAAATCTCTGGGCGCTTTGTGCTAGTGGCTTCTCCAGAGTTTAATGCGCTGCTCCTCGGAACTTTGATCGATCCAGAACAGTGCAATTTAGAAATTATTTTTGCTCCGGATGCGATCGCAGATTTTCTCCAAACGCTGAACACTACAATTCCGTTTACGCTGCAAGAAAATAAGAGCGATCGACAAAGCGAATTCACGCTGAGATTGATTGAAGTCTTGTCTCAATCCCCCGTCGAATCGGCTCATCAAATCGAGCAAGAACGACTTTTAATTCAAGTTACAACGCTGATTCGACACAGCTTGAATCTACCTGTGATTCTCGAAACTGCGGTGCATCAAGTTCGAGAGTTTTTGAATGCCGATCGCTTAATCATCTATCAGTTCAATTTTCCCGCTCCGTCTTGTGCAATCGATAGCGAAATGCCTCCAATGACCGAAGCAACGCATCATTTGGATGGGATTACGTATGAATCTCGGAGTAGCGATCGAATTCCATCGATTCTGAATGTGATCAGCGAATATAGTGCGGTCAGTCTGAAAAGATTACAAAAGAAACCCCATGAATCAAGCACTTGGGGAAGCAATGGAAAAAACGCTTCTGAGCCGTCAACCGTTGCAGCGTTATTAACGCATTCTCCGAATGATATTCAAGCTGAATTGGTCACACCGATCGTCGTGCAAGATGAACTCTGGGGATTGCTGATTGTGCATCAGTGTGAATTTCCGCGACAGTGGCACGATCGAGAAAAAGTATTGCTTCAGCGAATTGCAGAACATTTAGCGATCGCTATCTATCAAGCGAAACTCTATAGCGAACTACAACAGCAAAAAAATACATTAGAGCAACGGATTATCGATCGAACTCAAGAACTCCGAGATACCTTAATAGCGGCTCAGTCTGCGAATCGGACAAAATCGGAATTCTTAGCCACGATGAGCCATGAACTCCGATCCCCGTTAACCACCATTATCGGAATGGCATCGACTCTATTGCGATCGCTCGATGTGAACTACAAGATTGCTCCGCAGAAACAGCAAGAATATCTTCAGACGATTCAAGAACGAGGCGAACACTTGCTGTCATTGATTAACGACATTTTAGATTTGTCAGAAGTCGAAGCGGGAAGAATGGTTCTGCAAGTTCAAAGATTCTCGCTCTCAGAACTCGCTGAACAAACACTTCAAATGCTTCAGGAAGAAGCCGATCGTAAACAAGTGAATCTCATTTTGGAACTCTTGCCTGATCGCACCCAAAGTTTTACCTTTCAAGCCGATCCTCAGCGCATTCAGCAGATTTGTCTTAATCTACTCAGCAACGCAATTAAGTTCACTCCCGCTCGTGGACGAGTCACCTTGCGAGTTCGAGTGAGCGGCGATACAGCAATTCTGCAAGTCGAAGATACAGGAATCGGCATTCCCAAGCATCAGCGATCGTTCTTGTTCCAAATGTTTCGACAACTGGATGCTTCTTACGATCGAAAATACGAAGGAACCGGATTAGGACTCGCACTGACGAAACAATTAGTAGAGCTACATGGCGGTTCGATCGAGGTCGATTCTACAGTCGGAGTCGGCTCAAAGTTTACGGTATTCCTACCGATGCAAACGATTTCTGCGATCGAACACGCTAGGCAAGAATAG